One genomic segment of Helianthus annuus cultivar XRQ/B chromosome 14, HanXRQr2.0-SUNRISE, whole genome shotgun sequence includes these proteins:
- the LOC110906580 gene encoding uncharacterized protein LOC110906580 codes for MKLFLKIAQEDRVKKGNELVPCPCMECKNFTDFKDIRDIEYHLLRNGFMFNYTCWSKHGESLANRSTTSINLGSNYNDENNAPHIRDDIDNLNEGYDNINEVNDNLNDMRDDLEANADDSDLEKLQQLFADEEKPLYVGCTKFSKLSAVLKLFNLKTNYSWSDKSFTCLLELLHDMLPTDNELPISVYQAKKLMCPMELEVERIHACPNDCMLYRNQYEKAHTCITCGESRYKRKNETNDYDDDVMKNGPPAKLLWYFPIIPRLKRLFANPKGSKLLRWHSEERKDDGKLRHVADSPQWRNFDYDYPDFGNEVRNIRFGLSSDGINPFGNMSSRHSTWPVLLCIYNLPPCLCMKRKYIMMSLLIQGPKQPGNDIDVYLSPLIDDLKTLWSPGVDMYDAYEKTNFKLRAMIFCTISDFPAYANLSGYSTKGKLAYPVCENETSSIRLKHCKKTVYMGHRRFLPRDHYYRRLTEEFDGNEELGRARKGFDAFSRVENMNTVLGKRSSTETRDNWKKRSIFWDLPYWKSLEVRHYLDVMHIEKNVCDSLLGLLLNIPGKTKDGINVRKDMEEMGIRKDLAPVERAKSIYLPPACYTMSREEKRKFCQCLHDIKVPSSYSANIKRLVSMKECKLLGMKSHDCHVLMTHMIPIAIRGLLPKEVRHTITKLCLFFNMIHSKVIDPEVLDSWEKDIYITLCELEMYFPPSFFDIMVHLVSHIVKEIKSCGPVFLRYMYPFERYMGVLKGYVRNTNRPEGSIVQGYTSEEATEFCTGYLEGVKSIGVPKSRHSGRLAGVGGVGKRLITPPPDEIKIAHFTVLQHMTCIAPYVNEHKRILRSTHLHKSDNWYTKQHNEGFCDWLKKKVEETYGEPNVDKTVEKLGMGPDFRVISYQGYDINGYTFYTKKQDDKTATQNSGVTQIASSTKGDKMIIAKESYYGVIQEIWELSYDSFTIPLFRLLQGKRRILGVDDVDDEEEYNQFDELPPFSVGIQQGNDYITIGTSYLRRSDHDDGISIEKPTQTKKSKDKQ; via the exons ATGAAACTTTTTCTTAAGATTGCTCAAGAGGATCGTGTGAAAAAAGGAAACGAACTTGTTCCGTGTCCTTGTATGGAATGTAAAAATTTTACCGACTTCAAGGATATACGAGATATCGAGTATCATTTGTTGAGAAATGGATTTATGTTTAATTATACTTGTTGGTCAAAACACGGGGAGTCACTTGCTAATCGGAGCACAACCTCAATAAATTTAGGCTCTAATTATAATGATGAGAACAACGCTCCGCATATTAGAGATGACATTGATAATTTAAACGAGGGCTATGATAATATAAACGAGGTCAACGATAATTTAAATGACATGCGCGATGATTTGGAAGCCAATGCTGATGACAGTGATCTAGAAAAACTACAACAATTATTTGCTGACGAAGAGAAACCGTTATATGTTGGTTGTACAAAATTTTCTAAGCTTAGCGCTGTGTTAAAACTCTTTAACTTAAAGACAAACTACAGTTGGAGCGATAAGAGTTTTACATGTCTACTGGAGTTATTGCACGATATGCTACCCACAGACAACGAGCTACCCATATCTGTGTACCAAGCTAAGAAATTAATGTGTCCAATGGAATTAGAGGTGGAAAGAATACATGCATGTCCCAATGATTGTATGTTGTATAGAAATCAGTACGAGAAAGCTCATACGTGTATTACATGCGGTGAATCAAGGTACAAACGTAAAAATGAAACTAATGATTATGACGACGATGTGATGAAAAATGGGCCTCCAGCTAAATTATTATGGTATTTCCCAATTATACCAAGATTAAAGCGTTTATTTGCTAATCCTAAAGGTTCAAAGTTGTTGCGTTGGCATTCCGAAGAGCGTAAGGATGATGGAAAGTTAAGACATGTGGCGGATTCACCTCAGTGGAGAAACTTTGATTACGATTATCCCGATTTTGGAAACGAGGTTAGAAATATACGATTTGGCCTTAGTTCAGATGGTATCAATCCTTTCGGAAACATGAGTAGTCGTCATAGTACTTGGCCGGTTCTTTTATGCATCTACAACCTTCCTCCATGTCTATGCATGAAAAGAAAATACATAATGATGTCATTGTTAATTCAGGGTCCAAAACAACCTGGTAATGACATTGATGTTTATTTGTCTCCTTTGATTGATGACCTTAAAACCCTATGGAGCCCAGGTGTAGACATGTACGATGCTTATGAAAAGACGAACTTTAAGTTACGCGCCATGATTTTTTGCACTATAAGTGATTTCCCAGCATACGCCAATCTGTCAGGATATAGTACAAAAGGTAAACTAGCTTATCCTGTGTGTGAAAACGAAACAAGCTCTATAAGATTAAAACATTGCAAAAAAACTGTGTATATGGGACATCGACGATTTCTTCCACGAGATCATTATTATCGAAGACTCACAGAAGAGTTTGACGGAAATGAGGAGCTCGGAAGGGCTAGGAAAGGTTTTGATGCATTTTCACGAGTAGAAAATATGAATACCGTTCTAGGAAAAAGATCTAGTACCGAGACCAGAGACAATTGGAAAAAGAGGTCAATTTTTTGGGATTTGCCTTACTGGAAAAGTTTGGAAGTTCGACATTACCTAGATGTTATGCATATTGAGAAAAATGTGTGCGATAGTTTGTTGGGCCTATTGTTAAACATTCCTGGAAAAACTAAAGATGGGATTAATGTTCGTAAAGACATGGAAGAAATGGGAATACGTAAAGACCTTGCCCCTGTTGAGAGAGCTAAGAGTATTTATCTCCCACCGGCATGTTATACCATGTCACGTGAAGAAAAAAGGAAGTTTTGTCAATGTTTACACGATATTAAAGTTCCATCTAGTTATTCAGCAAATATTAAAAGGCTGGTGTCGATGAAAGAATGTAAATTGCTCGGTATGAAGTCTCATGATTGCCATGTTTTGATGACACATATGATTCCTATTGCAATTCGCGGGTTGTTACCTAAGGAAGTCCGACATACAATCACAaaactttgtttgttttttaacatgATTCATTCAAAGGTTATTGATCCCGAAGTGTTGGATAGTTGGGAGAAGGATATTTATATTACCCTTTGTGAACTAGAGATGTACTTTCCACCGTCCTTTTTTGATATAATGGTTCATCTAGTATCTCATATCGTAAAAGAGATAAAGTCTTGTGGTCCTGTATTCCTACGATACATGTATCCCTTTGAAAGATACATGGGTGTGTTAAAAGGTTATGTGAGAAACACTAATCGACCAGAAGGTAGCATTGTTCAAGGGTATACATCTGAAGAGGCGACTGAGTTCTGCACAG GGTATTTGGAAGGCGTTAAAAGTATTGGTGTTCCTAAATCACGTCATTCAGGTCGACTTGCAGGCGTTGGAGGAGTTGGTAAGAGATTAATCACCCCACCACCTGATGAGATAAAAATTGCTCATTTTACAGTTTTACAACACATGACATGTATTGCTCCGTATGTCAATGAACATAAGCGTATACTACGGTCGACACACTTGCACAAGTCAGATAATTGGTATACCAAACAACATAACGAGGGGTTTTGTGATTGGTTGAAGAAAAAGGTGGAGGAAACTTATGGTGAACCAAATGTTGATAAAACTGTTGAGAAATTGGGGATGGGGCCAGATTTTAGAGTAATATCTTACCAAGGGTATGATATTAACGGTTATACATTTTACACTAAAAAACAAGATGATAAAACTGCAACGCAAAATAGCGGAGTCACACAAATAGCCTCAAGTACAAAGGGTGACAAAATGATAATCGCCAAAGAATCATATTACGGTGTCATACAAGAAATTTGGGAGTTATCATATGATTCATTCACAATACCTTTGTTTAGAT TATTGCAAGGTAAGCGACGTATTCTTGGTGTTGATGATGTTGACGACGAGGAAGAATACAACCAGTTTGACGAATTACCACCATTTTCTGTCGGTATTCAACAGGGTAACGACTATATCACCATTGGCACCTCATACTTACGACGATCTGACCACGACGACGGGATATCTATAGAAAAACCAACGCAAACCAAGAAGTCAAag GATAAACAATGA